The Lactuca sativa cultivar Salinas chromosome 2, Lsat_Salinas_v11, whole genome shotgun sequence genome includes a window with the following:
- the LOC111909686 gene encoding callose synthase 5 — protein sequence MASSSSTQSTETGGSSAPALMRRPSRSVAATVTTEVFDSEVVPSSLQQIAPILRVANEIEHERPRVAYLCRSYAFEKADRLDRSSSGRGVRQFKTTLLQRLERENASSLAARVNKTDAREIEVYYKQYYEKYVMALDQGEKADRGQLGKAYQVAGILYEVLCSVNKSDMAEEVPADIIASARDIEAKQSIYAPYNILPLDSAGESQCIMQFEEIKASVSALRNTSGLNWPTSADEDPHRQTSGQLDLLDWLRATFGFQRDNVRNQREHLILQLAHPQARLKHKSSESANKLDDRAVDEVMTKLFKNYKTWCKYMGRRHSIKLPKVKQEVQQRKLLYMGLYLLIWGEAANVRFMPECLCYIFHHMAYELQGLLAGNVTAVTAENIKPAYGNKDEAFLRKVITPIYQVIDTEAKRSRNGKAPYSEWCNYDDLNEYFWSPNCFSLSWPMRNSDEFFKSIRDTNQGKKLRSHQQPVSMQKSYFVETRSFWHNFRSFDRLWTFLILVLQVLLIIAWDDTSVLEIFDIHVLYKISSIFITAAALRFIQSILDLVLNHPGYRRWKFTDVLRVYLKIIISLGWTIILPVCYAQEADPKALLFGKLKDYSSFLDNLKGIPPLYIMAVALYLLPNLLAAGLFIFPMLRRWIENSDWLIVRFFLWWSQPRIYVGRGMHESQFALIKYTLFWVVLLCSKFAFSFFIQIKPLVEPTKDIMNIDQVEYAWHEFFPNAKGNFGAILALWTPVILVYFMDTQIWYAIYATLCGGVIGAFDRLGEIRTLIMLRSRFQSIPGAFNANLVPSDRSKSRWYSLVKHFQQVTPDKRTEAAKFAQLWNEVVCSFREEDLISDREMDLMLVPYSSDPTLIVVQWPPFLLASKIPVALDMAAQFKYKDSDLWKRICADEYMKCAIIECYETFKRILNTVIVGDAEKRIIGIIIKEVENSISKNSLLTKFRMSSLPTFCAKFVKLVEMLKNADESKHNTVVLLLQDMLEVVTRDMMVNEIRLVILTILLNMEYLFSCFDLTENNKELFDSFSELAELGQDSGRQLFEKVTDSEHAIAFPPPVTSQWEEQIKRLYLLLTVKESAMDVPRNLEARRRIMFFTNSLFMNMPRAPRVRKMLSFSVMTPYYSEETVYSKSDLDMENEDGISIKYYLRKIFPDEWENFMERIDCKEDSGIFESDENILQLRHWVSLRGQTLCRTIRGMMYYRRALKLQAFLDMANEQEMLEGYKAISIPSEDEKKSQSSLNARLEAIADMKFTYVATCQMYGNQKRTGDRRATDILNLMVNNPSLRVAYIDEVEEREGGKSQKVYYSVLVKAVENLDQEIYRIRLPGNPKIGEGKPENQNHAIIFTRGEALQTIDMNQDNYLEEAFKMRNLLEEFNEDHGVRSPTILGVREHIFTGSVSSLAWFMSNQETSFVTIGQRVLARPLKVRFHYGHPDVFDRIFHITRGGISKASKGINLSEDIFAGFNSTLRRGNITHHEYIQVGKGRDVGLNQISLFEAKVACGNGEQTLSRDIYRLGHRFDFFRMLSCFYTTTGFYVSSMMVMLTVYAFLYGRLYLCLSGLEKAIMKSAKMQGDKALKAAMASQSVVQLGLLMALPMIMEIGLERGFRTALGDLIIMNLQLSAVFFTFSLGTKLHYFGRTILHGGAKYRATGRGFVVRHEKFAENYRMYSRSHFTKGMELMILLIVYNAYGSAFSDGNVYIFLTISMWFLVVSWLFAPFLFNPSGFEWQKIVEDWDDWSAWIRNHGGIGVPANKSWESWWEEEQDHLRSTGTVGRLTEILLSLRFFIYQYGIVYHLKVVQNDKSILVYALSWLVIVFVIALLKIVSMGRKKFSADFQLMFRLLKLCLFVGFVVALTMMFQLAGLTIGDLFASLLAFLPTGWAILQIAQACRPAVRVLGMWGSVKALGRGYEYLMGVLIFTPVAILAWFPMVYDFQTRLLFNQAFSRGLQIQRILAGGKKNH from the exons GAGAATGCCTCAAGTCTCGCAGCTCGTGTCAACAAGACGGATGCGCGGGAAATCGAGGTCTACTACAAACAATACTATGAGAAATATGTCATGGCACTTGATCAGGGCGAAAAAGCAGATAG AGGCCAATTGGGGAAAGCTTACCAGGTGGCCGGAATTCTGTATGAAGTCCTCTGCTCGGTTAACAAGTCGGATATGGCGGAAGAAGTTCCCGCTGAC ATCATTGCATCAGCTAGAGATATCGAAGCAAAACAGAGTATATACGCACCTTACAACATTCTACCCCTTGATTCCGCTGGTGAGTCGCAGTGCATCATGCAGTTCGAAGAG ATTAAGGCATCAGTGTCTGCTCTACGTAACACAAGCGGTTTAAATTGGCCCACCTCAGCTGACGAGGATCCACATAGACAAACATCAGGACAACTGGATCTCCTTGATTGGCTAAGAGCAACATTTGGGTTTCAG AGAGACAATGTCAGAAACCAGAGAGAGCATTTGATCTTGCAACTAGCACATCCTCAAGCAAGACTTAAACACAAGTCCTCTGAATCTGCCAACAAG CTTGATGATCGAGCTGTGGATGAAGTTATGACAAAACTTTTTAAAAACTATAAAACCTGGTGCAAGTACATGGGAAGGAGACACAGCATAAAGCTCCCTAAAGTAAAACAAGAAGTTCAACAGAGAAAATTACTTTATATGGGCCTATATCTTCTTATATGGGGTGAAGCAGCTAATGTACGCTTCATGCCAGAGTGTCTATGCTACATCTTTCACCAT ATGGCATATGAGCTTCAAGGCCTGTTAGCTGGAAATGTTACTGCTGTGACTGCAGAAAACATCAAACCTGCATATGGTAATAAGGATGAGGCGTTTCTTCGCAAAGTTATAACTCCAATTTATCAAGTCATAGACACG GAAGCGAAAAGGAGCAGAAATGGAAAGGCTCCTTACTCAGAGTGGTGCAATTATGATGATCTTAATGAATATTTCTGGTCACCTAATTGTTTTTCTTTGAGTTGGCCTATGCGTAATAGTGATGAATTCTTTAAATCAATACGCGACACAAATCAG GGAAAAAAACTACGATCTCATCAACAGCCTGTCAGCATGCAAAAATCTTATTTTGTTGAGACACGATCTTTTTGGCATAACTTTCGAAGTTTTGATCGTTTGTGGACATTTCTTATACTTGTTCTTCAG GTTTTGTTGATTATTGCATGGGATGATACTTCAGTATTGGAGATCTTTGACATACATGTCTTATATAAAATATCCAGTATTTTCATTACAGCAGCAGCTCTTCGTTTCATTCAAA GTATATTGGACCTTGTTTTGAACCACCCAGGGTATCGTAGATGGAAGTTTACTGATGTTTTGAGGGTGTATTTAAAGATTATTATAAGTCTTGGATGGACTATTATTCTTCCAGTTTGTTATGCACAAGAAGCTGACCCTAAGGCACTACTTTTTGGGAAACTAAAAGATTATAGTTCTTTTCTTGATAATTTAAAAGGCATTCCTCCTTTATATATTATGGCTGTGGCTTTATACTTGCTGCCAAATTTACTAGCAGCAGGTTTGTTTATATTTCCTATGCTTCGAAGATGGATTGAGAATTCTGATTGGCTTATTGTAAGATTCTTCCTATGGTGGTCACAG CCAAGAATCTATGTGGGGAGGGGAATGCATGAAAGTCAGTTTGCCCTTATAAA GTATACTCTCTTTTGGGTGGTTCTTCTATGTTCGAAATTTGCCTTTAGCTTTTTCATTCAG ATAAAACCACTAGTTGAGCCGACAAAAGATATTATGAACATCGATCAAGTTGAATATGCTTGGCATGAATTCTTCCCAAATG CTAAAGGTAACTTTGGAGCTATTCTTGCCCTCTGGACGCCTGTTATATTG GTTTACTTTATGGACACTCAAATATGGTATGCTATATATGCAACTTTATGTGGTGGAGTTATTGGGGCCTTTGATCGTTTGGGAGAG ATTCGAACTTTGATCATGCTAAGGTCCCGCTTCCAGTCTATACCAGGTGCCTTTAATGCAAATTTAGTGCCTTCAGATAGAAGTAAGAGTAGATGGTATTCTCTGGTTAAGCATTTCCAACAG GTTACACCTGACAAGAGAACCGAAGCAGCAAAGTTTGCTCAGTTATGGAATGAAGTTGTATGTAGTTTCCGTGAAGAAGATCTCATAAGTG ACAGGGAGATGGACCTGATGCTAGTTCCATATTCTTCAGACCCTACCCTTATAGTAGTTCAATGGCCTCCATTTTTGCTTGCTAGCAAG ATCCCAGTGGCACTTGATATGGCAGCTCAGTTTAAATACAAGGATTCTGACCTCTGGAAGCGTATATGTGCTGATGAATATATGAAGTGTGCTATTATTGAATGCTATGAAACCTTCAAACGCATCCTCAATACTGTGATTGTAGGAGATGCTGAAAAAAG GATTATTGGGATTATAATTAAGGAAGTTGAAAATAGCATATCAAAAAACTCCTTACTCACCAAATTCAGGATGAGTTCTCTACCTACTTTTTGCGCCAAATTTGTGAAGCTTGTAGAAATGTTG AAAAATGCTGATGAATCTAAGCACAACACTGTAGTTTTGCTACTCCAGGATATGTTAGAAGTAGTTACCCGTGATATGATGGTCAATGAAATTCGGTTGGTGATTTTGACTATTCTGCTTAATATGGAATATTTATTTTCCTGTTTTGACCTAACAGAGAATAATAAGGAGTTATTTGATTCTTTCAGTGAATTAGCAGAACTTGGACAGGATTCTGGAAGGCAACTTTTTGAAAAAGTCACGGATTCAGAGCATGCTATTGCATTTCCTCCTCCAGTAACCTCACAATGGGAAGAACAG ATAAAGCGGCTTTATCTCCTTCTCACAGTTAAGGAATCTGCCATGGATGTGCCTAGAAACCTTGAAGCAAGACGAAGGATCATGTTTTTTACAAACTCATTGTTCATGAATATGCCACGTGCACCTCGAGTCCGCAAAATGTTATCATTTAg TGTCATGACCCCTTACTATAGTGAAGAGACAGTCTATTCAAAGAGTGACCTCGATATGGAAAATGAAGATGGTATATCCATCAAATATTACCTCCGAAAAATTTTCCCAg ATGAATGGGAAAATTTCATGGAGCGTATTGATTGTAAAGAAGACTCCGGAATTTTCGAAAGCGATGAAAACATTTTACAGCTTAGACATTGGGTCTCCTTAAGAGGACAAACACTTTGCAGAACAA tTAGAGGGATGATGTACTACAGAAGGGCGTTGAAGCTTCAAGCTTTCCTTGACATGGCTAATGAGCAAG AAATGTTAGAAGGTTATAAAGCTATCAGCATTCCATCAGAAGATGAGAAGAAAAGTCAAAGTTCATTGAATGCTCGATTAGAGGCTATTGCTGATATGAAATTCACTTATGTAGCAACATGTCAAATGTATGGTAACCAAAAGCGCACAGGAGATCGTCGTGCCACAGATATTTTAAATTTAATGGTTAA TAATCCATCCCTTCGTGTGGCCTATATTGATGAAGTTGAAGAAAGAGAAGGAGGAAAATCACAAAAGGTGTACTATTCTGTCTTGGTTAAAGCTGTTGAGAATCTTGATCAG gAAATTTACAGGATAAGATTACCTGGGAATCCAAAAATAGGAGAAGGGAAGCCTGAGAATCAAAACCATGCCATAATCTTTACAAGAGGCGAAGCTCTTCAGACTATTGACATGAATCAAGACAACTATTTGGAAGAAGCTTTCAAAATGAGGAACCTTCTAGAAGAATTTAATGAAGATCACGGAGTCCGATCCCCAACAATTTTGGGTGTTCGCGAACATATCTTTACAGGAAG TGTTTCTTCATTAGCATGGTTTATGTCAAATCAAGAAACAAGCTTTGTCACAATCGGTCAACGTGTTCTCGCAAGACCTTTAAA GGTTCGGTTCCACTACGGGCATCCAGACGTGTTCGATAGAATTTTCCACATCACACGAGGTGGCATCAGTAAAGCTTCAAAAGGCATCAATCTAAGCGAAGACATCTTTGCag GATTCAACTCAACACTCAGACGAGGCAATATAACTCACCATGAATACATACAAGTTGGAAAAGGGAGAGACGTCGGTCTTAACCAGATCTCACTTTTCGAAGCAAAAGTTGCATGTGGTAATGGCGAACAGACATTGAGTCGCGATATTTACAGATTAGGCCATCGTTTTGATTTCTTCCGGATGCTGTCTTGTTTCTATACCACGACAGGCTTCTACGTTAGCTCAATG ATGGTGATGCTTACTGTGTATGCGTTCTTATACGGGAGATTATATCTCTGTTTAAGTGGATTAGAAAAAGCGATTATGAAATCAGCAAAGATGCAAGGAGATAAAGCTTTGAAAGCAGCCATGGCTTCTCAATCTGTAGTTCAACTTGGTCTTTTAATGGCGTTACCGATGATTATGGAGATCGGACTCGAAAGAGGCTTCAGAACTGCACTCGGTGACTTAATAATCATGAACCTCCAGCTCTCCGCTGTCTTCTTCACCTTCTCTCTTGGCACCAAACTTCACTATTTCGGTCGCACAATTCTCCACGGCGGCGCCAAATACAGAGCCACCGGACGCGGCTTCGTTGTCCGACACGAGAAGTTCGCAGAAAACTACAGAATGTATTCCCGGAGTCATTTCACGAAAGGAATGGAATTGATGATTCTCCTCATTGTTTACAACGCGTACGGATCCGCATTCTCCGATGGCAACGTGTACATATTCCTAACCATCTCAATGTGGTTCCTAGTCGTGTCGTGGCTGTTCGCCCCTTTTCTTTTCAACCCATCCGGATTCGAATGGCAGAAAATCGTTGAAGACTGGGACGACTGGTCAGCGTGGATCAGAAACCACGGCGGAATCGGTGTTCCGGCGAACAAAAGCTGGGAATCGTGGTGGGAGGAAGAACAGGACCACCTCCGATCCACCGGTACAGTCGGTCGTCTGACGGAAATCCTCCTCTCTCTCCGATTCTTCATTTACCAATACGGTATCGTTTACCACCTCAAAGTCGTCCAAAACGATAAATCAATCTTAGTGTACGCTCTCTCATGGCTCGTAATCGTTTTTGTTATCGCATTATTGAAAATCGTGTCCATGGGTAGAAAGAAATTCAGCGCGGATTTCCAATTAATGTTTCGTCTTCTTAAACTATGTCTATTTGTTGGATTCGTCGTTGCACTCACGATGATGTTTCAGTTGGCCGGACTCACAATCGGCGATCTATTCGCGAGCTTACTTGCGTTCTTGCCGACGGGATGGGCGATTCTGCAGATAGCACAAGCGTGTCGGCCGGCGGTGAGGGTGTTGGGGATGTGGGGGTCGGTGAAGGCGTTAGGGCGAGGGTATGAGTATTTAATGGGTGTCTTGATTTTTACTCCGGTGGCTATTCTTGCGTGGTTCCCGATGGTGTATGATTTTCAAACCAGGTTGCTTTTTAACCAGGCTTTCAGTAGAGGGTTACAGATCCAACGTATTTTAGCCGGTGGTAAGAAAAACCATTAA
- the LOC111909656 gene encoding uncharacterized mitochondrial protein AtMg00810-like, translated as MDQELLLVDEEPTTYEEALTKKDWKRAMEMELQSIERNNTFTSSSEKGILEFKKRMKQMFDMSDMGLLSYYLGIQVTQGKEGIKLTQKGYAEKILKVVGMENCNSSQYPMEPNLQLTKDESGEPVNATNYRKLVGSLRYLAHTRLNIRYDIGVVSTYMQDPKQSHYATIKHTLRYMKGTTDYGLMYHKGGDEKLIGYSDSSYNNNREDGRGTTGVAYYYSGNLITWTSQMQKIVDLSSCEAKYMVATTAAYQGIWLRNLFSDLVGKIAKKVKLLIDNQSTIALIRNPVFHGRSKHIDTEYHFIHMCIEREQIHVDHLDHQQVEYETIEQRFRGEADDVITSLLKIDLVGRNDERLSKLEEYGLMTDVRG; from the exons ATGGACCAGGAGCTATTGTTGGTGGATGAAGAACCCACGACTTATGAAGAAGCATTGACTAAAAAGGATTGGAAGCGAGCCATGGAAATGGAATTGCAATCAATTGAAAGAAATAATACCT TCACTAGCTCAAGTGAGAAAGGCATTCTGGAATTCAAGAAAAGAATGAAACAAATGTTTGACATGAGTGATATGGGATTACTATCCTACTATCTGGGAATTCAAGTGACTCAGGGTAAAGAAGGAATAAAGCTCACTCAAAAGGGATATGCAGAAAAGATACTAAAGGTAGTAGGAATGGAAAATTGCAATAGCTCACAGTACCCAATGGAACCCAATCTTCAATTAACCAAGGATGAAAGTGGAGAGCCTGTAAATGCAACAAATTACAGGAAACTGGTTGGAAGCTTAAGGTACTTGGCTCATACAAGACTCAACATAAGATACGACATTGGGGTTGTGAGCACGTATATGCAAGATCCCAAGCAAAGTCACTATGCAACCATAAAACACACCCTCAGATATATGAAAGGGACGACTGACTATGGGCTGATGTATCACAAGGGCGGTGATGAAAAGCTCATAGGCTATAGCGACAGCAGCTATAACAATAATCGAGAGGATGGTAGAGGAACCACAGGGGTGGCTTACTACTACTCAGGGAACTTAATCACATGGACCTCACAAATGCAGAAAATAGTGGATTTAAGTTCGTGTGAAGCTAAGTATATGGTTGCAACTACAGCTGCCTATCAAGGAATATGGTTAAGAAATTTGTTTAGTGATCTAGTTGGGAAGATAGCAAAAAAGGTGAAGCTACTTATAGACAACCAATCCACCATTGCCCTTATAAGAAACCCAGTTTTCCATGGGAGGAGTAAGCATATAGACACTGAGTACCACTTTATCCATATGTGTATTGAAAGAGAGCAGATTCATGTAGATCAC CTTGATCACCAACAG GTCGAATACGAAACAATTGAGCAACGATTCCGGGGTGAGGCTGACGACGTAATTACTAGTCTTCTCAAAATTGACTTGGTAGGTAGAAACGATGAACGTTTGAGTAAGCTTGAAGAGTATGGCCTGATGACTGACGTACGTGGATGA